The following are encoded together in the Silurus meridionalis isolate SWU-2019-XX chromosome 2, ASM1480568v1, whole genome shotgun sequence genome:
- the tmem87b gene encoding transmembrane protein 87A isoform X1 gives MCVCGCCWWTPSSSQDKMCSVLLLCVVWISAVCSAPEPGQWSITAVNTSRPLLIKKSMYKNTDIQLKVSSFNCPAEVSFIIRWYLKFYPCHNEFSNIEEMYERTPLSRGEGLDPNPLAPGEYIEHKYRTLTCNNAIQVFPMLNKSQAEPRTVEPQQQDFHDANYTRWLTAEVAANPDKKDHVITSTWRDGPYLLVVSITPDKKDFNWNLTFTVIMKGAHGFISVTEWPLMIFYMVMCIVYILYALLWFIWAACYWKDLLRIQFWIAGVIFLGMIEMAVFCAEYENTNAVGSASKGLLVFAELVSALKRTLARLLVIIVSLGYGIVKPRLGIVMHRVVGLGVLYFAFAAIEGILRITGAKDSDLALLANIPLALLDSSLCWWIFVSLAQTIKTLKLRRNPVKLSLYRHFTNTLIFAVIASVIFMVWTTKKFRLADCQADWMELWVDDAFWRFLFSIILLVIMFLWRPSANNQRYAFTPLIDDSDDEEIEEFLVSANIADGIKLRAAKPETNGTTKPPASSADEDLKWVEDNIPSSLTDVALPVLLDSDEEIMTTKYEMSKMQ, from the exons atgtgtgtgtgtggatgctgCTGGTGGACTCCGAGCTCTTCTCAGGATAAGATGTGTTCGGTTCTcctgctgtgtgttgtgtggatTAGCGCGGTGTGTTCTGCTCCAGAACCCGGACAGTGGAGCATTACAGCCGTCAAT ACATCAAGAcctttgttaataaaaaagtcCATGTATAAGAACACAGACATCCAGCTGAAAG TCTCATCCTTTAACTGCCCAGCTGAGGTCTCGTTTATTATTCGGTGGTATTTAAAGTTCTACCCCTGTCACAATGAGTTCAGTAACATTGAG GAAATGTATGAGAGGACACCACTGAGTAGAGGAGAGGGTTTAGACCCCAATCCTCTTGCACCAGGAGAGTACATCGAACACAAGTACAGAACGCTAACCTGCAACAACGCCATCCAGGTGTTCCCCATGCTAAAC aaaTCCCAAGCAGAACCAAGAACAGTGGAACCACAACAGCAGGATTTTCAT gATGCCAATTACACCAGGTGGCTTACAGCAGAAGTTGCTGCTAATCCAGATAAAAAG GATCACGTCATCACTAGTACATGGAGAGACGGACCGTATCTGCTCGTGGTATCGATCACGCCCGACAAAAAGGATTTCAACTGGAATTTAACCT TCACTGTGATAATGAAAGGAGCACATGGGTTTATTTCAGTCACAGAATGGCCTCTGATGATC TTCTACATGGTGATGTGCATCGTGTACATCCTGTATGCTTTGCTCTGGTTCATCTGGGCTGCGTGCTACTGGAAAGACCTGCTGCGGATCCAGTTCTGGATAGCTGGTGTGATCTTTCTGGGCATGATCGAGATGGCGGTCTTCTGTGCAGAGTACGAGAACACGAATGCTGTTGGCTCAGCAT CTAAAGGCTTGCTGGTTTTTGCTGAGCTTGTGTCAGCTCTGAAGAGAACCCTCGCTCGACTCTTGGTCATCATCGTCAGTCTGGGTTATGGTATAGTCAA GCCTCGCTTGGGGATCGTCATGCACAGAGTCGTGGGGCTTGGTGTTCTCTACTTTGCCTTTGCTGCCATTGAGGGTATACTGAGGATTACTGGg GCTAAAGATTCTGACCTGGCCTTGCTGGCCAACATTCCCCTGGCACTGCTTGACTCCTCTCTCTGTTGGTGG ATATTTGTAAGTCTTGCACAAACCATAAAAACGTTGAAACTCAGGAGGAACCCAGTGAAGTTGTCGTTGTACAGACACTTCACCAACACCCTCATCTTCGCTGTAATCG CCTCGGTCATTTTCATGGTGTGGACCACGAAGAAGTTCCGGTTAGCAGACTGTCAGGCT GATTGGATGGAGCTGTGGGTAGATGATGCCTTCTGGAGGTTTCTGTTCTCCATCATTCTGTTAGTGATCATGTTTCTCTGGAGACCTTCTGCAAACAACCAAAG ATACGCCTTCACACCTTTAATCGACGATTCCGATGATGAAGAGATTGAAGAGTTTTTGGTGTCTGCAAATATCG CTGACGGCATAAAATTGAGAGCTGCTAAACCTGAGACTAACGGAACAACCAAACCTCCTGCTTCTAGTGCG gatgaagatttgaaatgggtgGAAGATAACATTCCTTCCTCGTTAACAGATGT TGCTCTGCCTGTTCTCCTCGACTCTGATGAG gAAATCATGACCACAAAATACGAGATGTCAAAGATGCAGTGA
- the tmem87b gene encoding transmembrane protein 87A isoform X2, with the protein MCVCGCCWWTPSSSQDKMCSVLLLCVVWISAVCSAPEPGQWSITAVNTSRPLLIKKSMYKNTDIQLKVSSFNCPAEVSFIIRWYLKFYPCHNEFSNIEEMYERTPLSRGEGLDPNPLAPGEYIEHKYRTLTCNNAIQVFPMLNKSQAEPRTVEPQQQDFHDANYTRWLTAEVAANPDKKDHVITSTWRDGPYLLVVSITPDKKDFNWNLTFTVIMKGAHGFISVTEWPLMIFYMVMCIVYILYALLWFIWAACYWKDLLRIQFWIAGVIFLGMIEMAVFCAEYENTNAVGSASKGLLVFAELVSALKRTLARLLVIIVSLGYGIVKPRLGIVMHRVVGLGVLYFAFAAIEGILRITGGRDSVPGLITAIVLTVFDSCIIWFIFVSLAQTIKTLKLRRNPVKLSLYRHFTNTLIFAVIASVIFMVWTTKKFRLADCQADWMELWVDDAFWRFLFSIILLVIMFLWRPSANNQRYAFTPLIDDSDDEEIEEFLVSANIADGIKLRAAKPETNGTTKPPASSADEDLKWVEDNIPSSLTDVALPVLLDSDEEIMTTKYEMSKMQ; encoded by the exons atgtgtgtgtgtggatgctgCTGGTGGACTCCGAGCTCTTCTCAGGATAAGATGTGTTCGGTTCTcctgctgtgtgttgtgtggatTAGCGCGGTGTGTTCTGCTCCAGAACCCGGACAGTGGAGCATTACAGCCGTCAAT ACATCAAGAcctttgttaataaaaaagtcCATGTATAAGAACACAGACATCCAGCTGAAAG TCTCATCCTTTAACTGCCCAGCTGAGGTCTCGTTTATTATTCGGTGGTATTTAAAGTTCTACCCCTGTCACAATGAGTTCAGTAACATTGAG GAAATGTATGAGAGGACACCACTGAGTAGAGGAGAGGGTTTAGACCCCAATCCTCTTGCACCAGGAGAGTACATCGAACACAAGTACAGAACGCTAACCTGCAACAACGCCATCCAGGTGTTCCCCATGCTAAAC aaaTCCCAAGCAGAACCAAGAACAGTGGAACCACAACAGCAGGATTTTCAT gATGCCAATTACACCAGGTGGCTTACAGCAGAAGTTGCTGCTAATCCAGATAAAAAG GATCACGTCATCACTAGTACATGGAGAGACGGACCGTATCTGCTCGTGGTATCGATCACGCCCGACAAAAAGGATTTCAACTGGAATTTAACCT TCACTGTGATAATGAAAGGAGCACATGGGTTTATTTCAGTCACAGAATGGCCTCTGATGATC TTCTACATGGTGATGTGCATCGTGTACATCCTGTATGCTTTGCTCTGGTTCATCTGGGCTGCGTGCTACTGGAAAGACCTGCTGCGGATCCAGTTCTGGATAGCTGGTGTGATCTTTCTGGGCATGATCGAGATGGCGGTCTTCTGTGCAGAGTACGAGAACACGAATGCTGTTGGCTCAGCAT CTAAAGGCTTGCTGGTTTTTGCTGAGCTTGTGTCAGCTCTGAAGAGAACCCTCGCTCGACTCTTGGTCATCATCGTCAGTCTGGGTTATGGTATAGTCAA GCCTCGCTTGGGGATCGTCATGCACAGAGTCGTGGGGCTTGGTGTTCTCTACTTTGCCTTTGCTGCCATTGAGGGTATACTGAGGATTACTGGg gggcGGGACAGTGTACCAGGTCTGATCACTGCCATTGTACTGACCGTGTTTGACTCCTGCATCATTTGGTTC ATATTTGTAAGTCTTGCACAAACCATAAAAACGTTGAAACTCAGGAGGAACCCAGTGAAGTTGTCGTTGTACAGACACTTCACCAACACCCTCATCTTCGCTGTAATCG CCTCGGTCATTTTCATGGTGTGGACCACGAAGAAGTTCCGGTTAGCAGACTGTCAGGCT GATTGGATGGAGCTGTGGGTAGATGATGCCTTCTGGAGGTTTCTGTTCTCCATCATTCTGTTAGTGATCATGTTTCTCTGGAGACCTTCTGCAAACAACCAAAG ATACGCCTTCACACCTTTAATCGACGATTCCGATGATGAAGAGATTGAAGAGTTTTTGGTGTCTGCAAATATCG CTGACGGCATAAAATTGAGAGCTGCTAAACCTGAGACTAACGGAACAACCAAACCTCCTGCTTCTAGTGCG gatgaagatttgaaatgggtgGAAGATAACATTCCTTCCTCGTTAACAGATGT TGCTCTGCCTGTTCTCCTCGACTCTGATGAG gAAATCATGACCACAAAATACGAGATGTCAAAGATGCAGTGA
- the mertka gene encoding tyrosine-protein kinase Mer isoform X2: MGQDLSILWFKDGREIFDGTQATVYSHGTVILLSTISIRSVQRSDSGEYQCRLSVSNKVIESNPIIVEVAGLPAFTKQPSDINVTRNSSFTLTCEAVGPPNPVTIIWLLKGQKLNHSSVSPSSINIQGIDSPTQYSCEAHNKKGVTVSREAHVNIKDFPAKISKMTVVKRDSNKLTLSWTPGHDGFSPLSICYITVRELDRKLANPTRVHSVSVPPFLYEITDLKAMTWYNMSVSCSNEIGPSLPSSWIQSNTTEGVPSVAPQNVTVYLNESMLLVRWKAPPPDKINGILQGYDVLVNYGKNVNKIRSMSTHAAVAIKEFNISYDVEVMACTQAGCGVRSPRYGIFVPEIDLASPSSSPDTHGSDMANIITAVVSGVCLVLILMFVAICLRHRILETQLGKLLGIGEKPSQIVEYRPQRSYNRSAIEMTLTNLGVSEDLQTKLQDVMILRNLLVIGKVLGEGEFGSVMEGHINCPDGTREKVAVKTMKMDNFSQREIEEFLNEAACMKDFNHTNVIRLLGVCLDVGPGHFPKPMVILPFMKYGDLHSFLIRSRLGERPLFFTTQTLLKFMIDIASGMEYLSSRNFLHRDLAARNCMLRDDMRVCVADFGLSKKIYSGDYYRQGRIAKMPVKWIAVESLADRVFTVKSDVWAFGVTMWEIATRGMTPYPGVQNHEIYDYLLEGHRLKQPNDCLDELYHIMLSCWCSDPAARPDFTKVKEMLEKLAEKILDQKDIIYINTTVLQEEEEPSESEGPILTSSPSCSHQTMDTSVVTVDVHESCAEDEDDRYVIVVSSEEAGVVGESCTAETPLLHVVNLEQDTTDSGDGPELQQVSSDTTLLL; the protein is encoded by the exons ATGGGACAGGACCTAAGTATCCTCTGGTTTAAAGATGGAAGAGAGATATTTGATGGCACACAGGCTACAGTATACAGTCATGGAACAGTCATCCTGCTGTCCACTATCAG TATTAGGAGTGTTCAGAGAAGTGACTCCGGTGAGTATCAGTGCAGACTGAGTGTCAGCAACAAAGTGATTGAGTCAAACCCCATCATCGTGGAGGTTGCTG GTTTACCGGCCTTCACTAAACAGCCAAGTGATATAAACGTAACGAGGAACAGCTCTTTCACGTTGACCTGTGAGGCTGTGGGTCCCCCGAATCCTGTCACTATTATATGGCTTCTTAAAGGCCAGAAGTTAAACCATTCCAGTGTTTCTCCAAGCTCCATTAATATCCAAG GTATTGATTCTCCCACTCAATACAGCTGTGAAGCTCACAATAAAAAAGGAGTCACCGTTTCCAGAGAGGCTCATGTCAACATTAAAG actTTCCAGCCAAGATCTCCAAAATGACTGTTGTGAAACGCGACTCAAACAAGCTCACCTTAAGCTGGACTCCTGGACACGATGGCTTTTCTCCACTCAGTATCTGCTACATCACA GTCAGAGAGTTGGACAGAAAGCTGGCCAACCCTACCAGAGTGCACAGTGTATCAGTTCCTCCATTTCTGTATGAGATCACTGACCTGAAAGCCATGACCTGGTATAACATGAGTGTGTCCTGCTCAAACGAGATCGGCCCCTCACTACCAAGCTCCTGGATCCAGAGCAACACTACAGAAGGAG TTCCTTCAGTGGCCCCTCAGAACGTGACTGTTTATTTAAACGAGTCCATGCTGCTGGTGCGATGGAAAGCTCCTCCACCTGACAAGATAAACGGGATCTTACAAGGATATGATGTTCTTGTGAATTATGGAAAAAATGTCAATAAG ATTCGCAGTATGTCCACACATGCAGCAGTGGCCATAAAGGAGTTTAACATCTCATATGATGTGGAAGTGATGGCCTGCACACAGGCAGGCTGTGGAGTTCGAAGCCCTCGTTATGGGATCTTTGTCCCAGAGATTG ATTTGGCCTCCCCGTCTTCCAGTCCCGACACACACGGCTCAGACATGGCGAATATTATAACGGCTGTGGTTTCTGGCGTCTGTCTGGTGTTGATTTTGATGTTTGTAGCTATTTGTCTGCGTCACCGGATCTTAGAAACTCAACTCGG GAAGCTGCTTGGAATCGGAGAGAAACCTTCACAAATAGTGGAGTACAGACCTCAGAGATCCTACAATCGATCGGCCATTGAAATGACAC TCACAAACCTGGGTGTTAGTGAAGATCTTCAGACCAAACTTCAGGATGTGATGATTTTAAGAAACCTCCTTGTCATCGGCAAAGTTCTTGGAGAAG GGGAGTTTGGTTCTGTAATGGAGGGCCACATAAACTGCCCTGATGGAACAAGAGAAAAAGTTGCTGTGAAGACGATGAAAA TGGATAATTTCTCTCAGAGGGAGATTGAAGAGTTTCTGAATGAAGCTGCCTGCATGAAGGACTTTAACCACACTAATGTTATTCGGCTCCTGG gtgTATGTTTAGATGTGGGTCCAGGCCACTTCCCCAAGCCGATGGTCATCCTGCCCTTCATGAAGTATGGAGACCTGCACAGCTTCCTTATTCGCTCCCGGCTTGGAGAGAGACCACTG TTTTTCACAACACAAACCCTTTTAAAGTTTATGATTGACATCGCCTCGGGAATGGAATACCTCAGCAGCAGGAATTTCCTACACCGAGACCTCGCAGCACGGAACTGCAT GTTGCGAGAcgacatgcgtgtgtgtgtggcagactTCGGCCTCTCGAAGAAGATTTACAGTGGAGATTACTACAGGCAGGGCAGGATAGCGAAGATGCCTGTGAAGTGGATTGCTGTGGAAAGTCTGGCAGACCGAGTTTTCACTGTGAAAAGTGACGTG TGGGCATTCGGTGTAACCATGTGGGAAATCGCTACCCGAGGCATGACTCCATACCCTGGTGTCCAGAACCATGAGATTTATGACTACCTTCTGGAAGGCCACAGGTTGAAGCAGCCAAATGACTGTCTGGATGAACt GTATCACATTATGTTGAGCTGCTGGTGTTCCGATCCTGCGGCTCGGCCTGATTTCACAAAGGTGAAGGAGATGCTGGAGAAGCTGGCAGAGAAGATTCTTGACCAGAAGGacatcatttacataaacaccactgtCTTACAGGAAGAGGAGGAACCGTCCGAGTCTGAAGGCCCcatcctcacctcctcaccgtCCTGCAGCCACCAGACCATGGACACATCCGTAGTGACGGTGGACGTCCACGAGAGCTGTGCAGAAGATGAGGACGACCGTTACGTCATCGTCGTCTCCTCGGAGGAGGCTGGTGTGGTGGGAGAGAGCTGCACTGCAGAAACTCCACTTTTACATGTGGTGAATTTGGAGCAGGACACCACAGACTCTGGAGACGGACCAGAACTTCAGCAAGTCTCCAGCGATACGACGCTTTTACTATGA
- the mertka gene encoding tyrosine-protein kinase Mer isoform X1: MTSDGLKLFILGFIWCFMSLAVGGGPYGGVEPLVVPGRVPSVHLSQEEIRRLRFKPTVGTIPCSEGSEVSFNCSIDLTDMGQDLSILWFKDGREIFDGTQATVYSHGTVILLSTISIRSVQRSDSGEYQCRLSVSNKVIESNPIIVEVAGLPAFTKQPSDINVTRNSSFTLTCEAVGPPNPVTIIWLLKGQKLNHSSVSPSSINIQGIDSPTQYSCEAHNKKGVTVSREAHVNIKDFPAKISKMTVVKRDSNKLTLSWTPGHDGFSPLSICYITVRELDRKLANPTRVHSVSVPPFLYEITDLKAMTWYNMSVSCSNEIGPSLPSSWIQSNTTEGVPSVAPQNVTVYLNESMLLVRWKAPPPDKINGILQGYDVLVNYGKNVNKIRSMSTHAAVAIKEFNISYDVEVMACTQAGCGVRSPRYGIFVPEIDLASPSSSPDTHGSDMANIITAVVSGVCLVLILMFVAICLRHRILETQLGKLLGIGEKPSQIVEYRPQRSYNRSAIEMTLTNLGVSEDLQTKLQDVMILRNLLVIGKVLGEGEFGSVMEGHINCPDGTREKVAVKTMKMDNFSQREIEEFLNEAACMKDFNHTNVIRLLGVCLDVGPGHFPKPMVILPFMKYGDLHSFLIRSRLGERPLFFTTQTLLKFMIDIASGMEYLSSRNFLHRDLAARNCMLRDDMRVCVADFGLSKKIYSGDYYRQGRIAKMPVKWIAVESLADRVFTVKSDVWAFGVTMWEIATRGMTPYPGVQNHEIYDYLLEGHRLKQPNDCLDELYHIMLSCWCSDPAARPDFTKVKEMLEKLAEKILDQKDIIYINTTVLQEEEEPSESEGPILTSSPSCSHQTMDTSVVTVDVHESCAEDEDDRYVIVVSSEEAGVVGESCTAETPLLHVVNLEQDTTDSGDGPELQQVSSDTTLLL, translated from the exons ATGACGTCAGACGGTTTAAAGTTGTTCATCCTCGGATTTATTTGGTGTTTCATGAGTTTGGCTGTGG GTGGAGGTCCATATGGTGGTGTGGAACCCTTGGTGGTTCCTGGCAGAGTTCCCAGTGTGCATTTGTCTCAGGAGGAGATCCGGAGACTACGCTTCAAACCCACCGTGGGCACCATCCCGTGTTCTGAAGGTTCCGAAGTCTCGTTCAACTGCTCGATTGACCTCACAGACATGGGACAGGACCTAAGTATCCTCTGGTTTAAAGATGGAAGAGAGATATTTGATGGCACACAGGCTACAGTATACAGTCATGGAACAGTCATCCTGCTGTCCACTATCAG TATTAGGAGTGTTCAGAGAAGTGACTCCGGTGAGTATCAGTGCAGACTGAGTGTCAGCAACAAAGTGATTGAGTCAAACCCCATCATCGTGGAGGTTGCTG GTTTACCGGCCTTCACTAAACAGCCAAGTGATATAAACGTAACGAGGAACAGCTCTTTCACGTTGACCTGTGAGGCTGTGGGTCCCCCGAATCCTGTCACTATTATATGGCTTCTTAAAGGCCAGAAGTTAAACCATTCCAGTGTTTCTCCAAGCTCCATTAATATCCAAG GTATTGATTCTCCCACTCAATACAGCTGTGAAGCTCACAATAAAAAAGGAGTCACCGTTTCCAGAGAGGCTCATGTCAACATTAAAG actTTCCAGCCAAGATCTCCAAAATGACTGTTGTGAAACGCGACTCAAACAAGCTCACCTTAAGCTGGACTCCTGGACACGATGGCTTTTCTCCACTCAGTATCTGCTACATCACA GTCAGAGAGTTGGACAGAAAGCTGGCCAACCCTACCAGAGTGCACAGTGTATCAGTTCCTCCATTTCTGTATGAGATCACTGACCTGAAAGCCATGACCTGGTATAACATGAGTGTGTCCTGCTCAAACGAGATCGGCCCCTCACTACCAAGCTCCTGGATCCAGAGCAACACTACAGAAGGAG TTCCTTCAGTGGCCCCTCAGAACGTGACTGTTTATTTAAACGAGTCCATGCTGCTGGTGCGATGGAAAGCTCCTCCACCTGACAAGATAAACGGGATCTTACAAGGATATGATGTTCTTGTGAATTATGGAAAAAATGTCAATAAG ATTCGCAGTATGTCCACACATGCAGCAGTGGCCATAAAGGAGTTTAACATCTCATATGATGTGGAAGTGATGGCCTGCACACAGGCAGGCTGTGGAGTTCGAAGCCCTCGTTATGGGATCTTTGTCCCAGAGATTG ATTTGGCCTCCCCGTCTTCCAGTCCCGACACACACGGCTCAGACATGGCGAATATTATAACGGCTGTGGTTTCTGGCGTCTGTCTGGTGTTGATTTTGATGTTTGTAGCTATTTGTCTGCGTCACCGGATCTTAGAAACTCAACTCGG GAAGCTGCTTGGAATCGGAGAGAAACCTTCACAAATAGTGGAGTACAGACCTCAGAGATCCTACAATCGATCGGCCATTGAAATGACAC TCACAAACCTGGGTGTTAGTGAAGATCTTCAGACCAAACTTCAGGATGTGATGATTTTAAGAAACCTCCTTGTCATCGGCAAAGTTCTTGGAGAAG GGGAGTTTGGTTCTGTAATGGAGGGCCACATAAACTGCCCTGATGGAACAAGAGAAAAAGTTGCTGTGAAGACGATGAAAA TGGATAATTTCTCTCAGAGGGAGATTGAAGAGTTTCTGAATGAAGCTGCCTGCATGAAGGACTTTAACCACACTAATGTTATTCGGCTCCTGG gtgTATGTTTAGATGTGGGTCCAGGCCACTTCCCCAAGCCGATGGTCATCCTGCCCTTCATGAAGTATGGAGACCTGCACAGCTTCCTTATTCGCTCCCGGCTTGGAGAGAGACCACTG TTTTTCACAACACAAACCCTTTTAAAGTTTATGATTGACATCGCCTCGGGAATGGAATACCTCAGCAGCAGGAATTTCCTACACCGAGACCTCGCAGCACGGAACTGCAT GTTGCGAGAcgacatgcgtgtgtgtgtggcagactTCGGCCTCTCGAAGAAGATTTACAGTGGAGATTACTACAGGCAGGGCAGGATAGCGAAGATGCCTGTGAAGTGGATTGCTGTGGAAAGTCTGGCAGACCGAGTTTTCACTGTGAAAAGTGACGTG TGGGCATTCGGTGTAACCATGTGGGAAATCGCTACCCGAGGCATGACTCCATACCCTGGTGTCCAGAACCATGAGATTTATGACTACCTTCTGGAAGGCCACAGGTTGAAGCAGCCAAATGACTGTCTGGATGAACt GTATCACATTATGTTGAGCTGCTGGTGTTCCGATCCTGCGGCTCGGCCTGATTTCACAAAGGTGAAGGAGATGCTGGAGAAGCTGGCAGAGAAGATTCTTGACCAGAAGGacatcatttacataaacaccactgtCTTACAGGAAGAGGAGGAACCGTCCGAGTCTGAAGGCCCcatcctcacctcctcaccgtCCTGCAGCCACCAGACCATGGACACATCCGTAGTGACGGTGGACGTCCACGAGAGCTGTGCAGAAGATGAGGACGACCGTTACGTCATCGTCGTCTCCTCGGAGGAGGCTGGTGTGGTGGGAGAGAGCTGCACTGCAGAAACTCCACTTTTACATGTGGTGAATTTGGAGCAGGACACCACAGACTCTGGAGACGGACCAGAACTTCAGCAAGTCTCCAGCGATACGACGCTTTTACTATGA
- the lhcgr gene encoding lutropin-choriogonadotropic hormone receptor, translating to MRTSLFIFIFMLCQCDGLRFVCPEMCRCVRTISCTSATEAMAQKPRGATSRLVLNYIHLRTIPSFSFDGLRAVKRIEIAQSVTLETIETQAFNNLLNLSEISIQNTRSLVHIHQRAFNNLPKLRYLSISNTGIVAFPDLTAIASLEVDFILDICDNLHLQSIPSNAFIGMTAEDTTLNLYNNGFREIHKHAFNGTKIDKLTLKNNRKLQVIHKDAFLGAFGPAVLDVSSTALETLPSHGLQSVLVLVARSAFQLKRLPPLNSLESLREAHLTFPSHCCSLLSWDVQREFPSSAQRNGSSYCENQNPAEKSLEKEDFYSDILDPLSEASFGNVDFEYPDFCQIRPALQCSPEADAFNPCEDIAGFVFLRVAIWFINILAIAGNLTVLLVLFASRCKLTVPRFLMCHLAFADFCIGVYLLMIAIVDLRTRGCYSQHAIEWQTGVGCNIAGFLSVFGGELSIYTLSTITIERWYTITHAMQLERRLALRQAAVIMAAGWLLCLLLALFPLFGISSYSKVSMCLPMDIETPGAQAYIILLLLFNVGAFLVICGCYVRIYVVVRHPEVPGRAADAKIAKRMAVLIFTDFLCMAPISFFAISAAFKVPLITVTNSKILLVLFYPINSCANPFLYAIFTKAFRKDTCILLSSMGCCESKVNMYRMKTYCSENTVKTTSCSVSKSPHTATWVSTCSHQKCQLQVDGLQKDSCGEHLT from the exons TGTTCTGAACTATATTCACTTGAGGACGATTCCAAGTTTCAGCTTCGATGGACTGCGAGCGGTCAAAAGAAT AGAAATTGCTCAAAGTGTGACACTGGAAACCATTGAGACTCAGGCCTTCAACAACCTTCTCAACCTCTCAGAGAT TTCAATCCAAAACACACGGAGTCTGGTCCATATCCACCAGCGGGCCTTCAACAATCTCCCCAAACTGAGATACCT GAGCATCTCGAACACCGGGATAGTCGCGTTTCCTGACCTGACGGCCATCGCGTCTCTCGAAGTCGATTTCATACT agATATCTGTGACAATCTGCACTTGCAGTCGATTCCATCAAATGCCTTCATTGGCATGACGGCTGAAGACACAACACT GAATCTGTATAACAATGGCTTCAGGGAAATACACAAACACGCCTTCAATGGAACAAAAATCGATAAACT AACCTTAAAGAACAACCGAAAGCTGCAAGTGATCCACAAGGACGCTTTTCTAGGAGCTTTTGGCCCAGCTGTACT AGACGTGTCCTCTACTGCCCTGGAGACATTACCGTCTCACGGCCTGCAGTCTGTGCTGGTGCTGGTGGCTCGCTCGGCTTTTCAGCTGAAGAGATTGCCTCCTCTGAACAGTTTGGAAAGCTTAAGAGAAGCTCATCTCACCTTCCCAAGTCACTGTTGCTCTCTGCTCAGTTGGGATGTTCAGAG GGAGTTTCCATCATCAGCACAGAGAAATGGATCTTCATACTGTGAAAATCAGAACCCAGCAGAGAA GAGCTTGGAAAAAGAGGATTTCTATTCTGATATCCTGGATCCACTGTCTGAAGCTAGCTTTGGCAATGTGGACTTTGAATACCCAGACTTCTGCCAGATCAGACCAGCGCTCCAGTGCAGTCCCGAGGCAGATGCCTTCAACCCCTGTGAGGACATTGCTGGGTTCGTGTTTCTTCGTGTGGCCATTTGGTTCATCAACATCCTGGCTATTGCTGGCAACCTGACGGTGCTTCTCGTGTTATTCGCCAGCCGCTGCAAACTCACCGTACCACGCTTCCTCATGTGTCACCTGGCCTTTGCCGACTTCTGCATAGGGGTGTACCTTCTGATGATCGCCATAGTGGACTTGAGGACACGTGGGTGCTATAGTCAGCATGCTATTGAATGGCAGACAGGAGTGGGCTGCAACATTGCAggctttctgtctgtcttcgGTGGAGAACTCTCTATTTACACCCTGTCGACTATCACAATAGAACGTTGGTACACCATCACCCACGCAATGCAGCTAGAGCGCCGACTTGCTCTCCGCCAGGCTGCTGTGATCATGGCTGCTGGATGGCTGCTTTGCTTGCTCCTGGCACTATTTCCTCTCTTTGGCATTAGCAGTTACAGCAAAGTCAGCATGTGTCTGCCCATGGATATTGAAACACCTGGGGCTCAGGCTTACATCATTCTTCTGCTGCTTTTCAACGTTGGGGCTTTTCTAGTGATTTGTGGTTGTTATGTGCGGATTTACGTGGTCGTGCGCCACCCTGAAGTGCCTGGTCGAGCCGCCGATGCTAAAATCGCTAAGCGCATGGCCGTACTGATCTTCACCGACTTCCTTTGCATGGCTCCAATCTCTTTCTTTGCCATCTCAGCTGCCTTTAAGGTGCCGCTCATCACAGTTACTAACTCCAAGATCCTGTTGGTGCTCTTCTATCCCATCAACTCCTGTGCCAATCCTTTCCTCTATGCCATCTTTACCAAGGCCTTCAGGAAAGATACATGCATTCTGCTCAGCTCCATGGGCTGCTGTGAGAGTAAAGTCAACATGTACCGCATGAAGACCTACTGCTCAGAGAACACCGTGAAAACGACGAGCTGCTCTGTCAGTAAGAGCCCTCACACTGCCACATGGGTGTCCACCTGTTCTCACCAAAAGTGCCAGCTGCAGGTAGATGGGTTACAGAAAGACAGCTGTGGAGAACATCTCACATAA